In the Ursus arctos isolate Adak ecotype North America unplaced genomic scaffold, UrsArc2.0 scaffold_19, whole genome shotgun sequence genome, one interval contains:
- the ZNF329 gene encoding LOW QUALITY PROTEIN: zinc finger protein 329 (The sequence of the model RefSeq protein was modified relative to this genomic sequence to represent the inferred CDS: inserted 2 bases in 1 codon), with product MRLKMTXNVSEEEPSCDVEMEGFTREGPHLSILGDNWDCKNREGHLRQSALTQEKPGAQEAICEYSGLGERLSASSDLLPSKRVPTNSFHICDSDVKSLDCDPALHSCQKNYVAKRNSDSDACGKAFNHSMEVFQFGRDQMREKPYKYPESVKSFSHFTPLGEQKIAKRGKKLYEGKDFGDIFTLSSSLNENRRNHLGEKLYKCTECGKCFKRNSSLVLHHRTHTGEKPYTCNECGKSFSKNYNLIVHQRIHTGEKPYKCNKCGKAFSDGSALTQHQRIHTGEKPYECLECGKTFNRNSSLILHQRTHTGEKPYRCNECGKPFTDISHLTVHLRIHTGEKPYECSKCGKAFRDGSYLTQHERTHTGEKPFECVECGKSFNRNSHLIVHQKIHSGEKPYECKECGKTFIESAYLIRHQRIHTGEKPYGCNQCQKLFRNIAGLIRHQRTHTGEKPYECNQCGKAFRDSSCLTKHQRIHTKETPYQCPECGKSFKQNSHLAVHQRLHSREGPSHCPQCGKTFRRSSSLIRHQRTHSGEQPMET from the exons ATGAGATTGAAAATGAC GAATGTTTCTGAGGAAGAACCATCCTGTGACGTGGAAATGGAAGGATTTACAAGAGAGGGTCCCCATCTTTCCATTCTAGGTGATAATTGGGACTGTAAGAACCGGGAGGGACATTTGAGGCAATCAGCTTTAACTCAGGAGAAGCCAGGGGCTCAGGAAGCAATTTGTGAATATTCTGGACTCGGAGAGCGTTTGAGTGCAAGCTCAGACCTTCTGCCATCTAAGAGAGTACCTACGAACAGTTTTCATATATGTGACTCAGATGTTAAAAGTTTGGATTGTGACCCAGCTTTACACAGTTGTCAGAAAAATTACGTGGCTAAGAGAAATAGTGACAGTGATGCATGTGGAAAAGCCTTCAACCATTCCATGGAAGTTTTTCAATTTGGAAGAGATCAGATGagagagaaaccctataaatACCCTGAAAGTGTTAAATCTTTCAGTCATTTTACCCCTCTTGGTGaacaaaaaatagcaaaaagagggaagaaactgTATGAAGGTAAGGACTTTGGGGACATCTTTACCCTGAGTTCATCTCTTAATGAAAACAGGAGGAATCACCTTGGGGAGAAACTGTATAAATGCACTGAGTGTGGTAAATGCTTCAAACGGAACTCTTCTCTTGTTTTGCATCACCgaactcacactggagagaaaccttatacctgtaatgaatgtggaaaatcGTTTTCCAAGAACTACAACCTGATCGTGCATCAAAGAATCCATACAGGAGAGAAGCCCTACAAATGCAATAAATGCGGGAAAGCCTTCAGTGATGGGTCAGCTCTCACACAACaccagagaattcacactggTGAAAAACCTTATGAATGTCTAGAATGTGGGAAAACCTTCAACCGAAATTCATCTCTGATTTTGCAtcaaagaactcatacaggagaAAAACCATATAGATGTAATGAGTGTGGGAAACCTTTCACCGACATCTCCCATCTCACCGTGCATCTCAGAatccacactggggagaagccctatgaatgtaGCAAATGCGGAAAGGCTTTCCGGGATGGCTCATACCTTACCCAGCATGAGAGgactcacactggagagaagccctttGAGTGTGTGGAGTGTGGGAAGTCCTTTAACCGCAACTCTCACCTCATTGTACATCAAAAAATCCACTCTGGGGAGAAACCCTACGAATGTAAAGAGTGTGGGAAAACTTTCATTGAGAGTGCTTACCTCATCCGGCACCAGAGGATTCATACTGGTGAGAAGCCCTATGGCTGTAACCAGTGTCAGAAACTTTTCAGGAACATTGCTGGCCTCATCCGGCATCAGAGGACTCATACTGGTGAGAAGCCCTATGAGTGTAATCAGTGTGGTAAAGCTTTCAGGGATAGCTCCTGTCTGACCAAGCACCAGAGAATTCACACAAAGGAGACCCCATACCAGTGTCCTGAATGTGGAAAGTCCTTCAAGCAGAACTCTCACCTGGCAGTACATCAGAGACTCCACAGCAGGGAGGGTCCCAGCCACTGTCCTCAGTGTGGAAAAACATTCAGAAGGAGCTCGTCCCTCATCCGACATCAAAGAACACACTCTGGAGAGCAACCCATGGAAACATAA